In a single window of the Prochlorococcus marinus str. AS9601 genome:
- a CDS encoding pyridoxal-phosphate-dependent aminotransferase family protein, with the protein MAIQQKLSLMIPGPTPVPEKVLQALSKHPIGHRSKEFQDLVESTTKNLQWLHQTQNDVLTITGSGTAAMEAGIINTLSRGDKVICGDNGKFGERWVKVAKEFGLEVIKIDSEWGTPLDPEKFKKVLEEDTQKEIKAVILTHSETSTGVINDLKTISSYIRKHNTALSIVDCVTSLGACNVPVDEWELDIVASGSQKGYMIPPGLSFIAMSQKAWEAAEKSNLPKFYLNLKSYKKSLLSNSNPYTPAVNLVFALDESLKMMKEEGLDNIFFRHNKHKLAMSNAVKALDLKLFADEKYLSPSITAVKTEGIDAEEFRKTIKNNFDILLAGGQDHMKGKIFRVGHLGYVNDRDIITVVSAISNTLLNLGKITAKQAGEALKVASRYLAEN; encoded by the coding sequence GTGGCCATACAACAAAAATTATCATTGATGATTCCTGGACCCACACCAGTTCCAGAAAAAGTATTACAAGCATTAAGTAAACATCCAATAGGCCATCGCAGCAAAGAATTCCAAGATCTCGTAGAGAGTACTACTAAAAATTTACAATGGCTTCATCAAACTCAAAATGATGTTCTAACAATTACTGGAAGTGGGACTGCCGCAATGGAGGCCGGAATAATAAATACCTTAAGTAGAGGAGATAAAGTAATTTGTGGAGACAATGGAAAATTTGGAGAAAGATGGGTAAAAGTTGCTAAAGAATTTGGTCTAGAAGTAATAAAAATTGATTCAGAATGGGGTACTCCACTTGATCCAGAAAAATTCAAAAAGGTATTAGAAGAAGATACACAAAAAGAAATTAAAGCTGTTATTTTGACTCATTCTGAAACCTCAACAGGTGTAATTAATGACTTAAAAACCATAAGTTCATATATTCGCAAACACAATACAGCTTTATCAATTGTTGATTGCGTTACAAGTCTTGGAGCTTGCAATGTTCCAGTAGATGAATGGGAATTAGATATCGTTGCTTCAGGATCACAAAAAGGTTATATGATACCTCCAGGGCTTAGTTTTATAGCAATGAGCCAAAAAGCATGGGAAGCTGCAGAAAAATCTAATCTACCAAAATTTTATTTAAATTTAAAATCATACAAAAAAAGTCTTTTAAGTAACAGTAACCCATATACTCCAGCAGTTAATTTGGTTTTTGCTTTAGATGAATCTTTAAAAATGATGAAAGAAGAAGGCTTAGATAACATTTTCTTCAGACACAATAAACATAAATTAGCAATGAGCAATGCTGTAAAGGCTTTAGATCTTAAATTATTTGCTGATGAAAAATACTTGAGCCCATCAATTACTGCGGTAAAAACTGAAGGAATAGATGCTGAAGAATTTAGGAAAACTATAAAAAATAATTTTGATATTTTACTTGCTGGTGGTCAAGATCATATGAAAGGAAAAATATTTAGAGTCGGGCACTTAGGTTATGTTAATGATAGAGATATTATTACGGTGGTTTCTGCTATAAGTAATACACTTCTCAACCTCGGTAAAATTACAGCCAAACAAGCTGGTGAAGCATTAAAAGTTGCTTCAAGATATCTAGCAGAGAATTAA
- the cbiD gene encoding cobalt-precorrin-5B (C(1))-methyltransferase CbiD produces the protein MKKGFSLPLWVAGAARSALKKLVGLPFENYELIKIPNENKEIKIEIHSVGLLKDDSQVLGITFAKSGLDLDITQNLEIWTIVSLEKISFDNPVQTIPINIIAGSGVGIKEDTSEICISNFAKEVLYVNLLDILPEGFNLKLEIIFPKGAFLAERTSNKSFGIVDGLSIIGTSAETYSSASPDQLEEAKTNLVKLIQNDFRGEVVFVIGENGLNLAKTYNINLPIIKIGNWIGPLLVYAAIKKVKTVILFGYHGKLIKLAGGIFHTHNHLADARIEILVYLAVQEKVPPGIIVELSQLNNLEDALLLLERFNQSLTDKLFKSLSNTIEKRSFTYVNRYVKTEMEIASIIFDRKRKIRWAGINGNKYISYFQ, from the coding sequence TTGAAAAAAGGATTTTCTTTACCTTTGTGGGTTGCTGGAGCTGCTAGGTCAGCATTAAAAAAACTAGTAGGGTTACCATTTGAGAATTATGAACTAATAAAAATTCCAAATGAAAATAAAGAAATAAAAATCGAAATTCATTCTGTTGGTTTACTTAAAGATGATTCACAAGTATTAGGAATTACCTTTGCAAAGTCAGGCTTAGATCTTGACATTACGCAAAACTTAGAAATATGGACAATAGTCTCTTTAGAAAAAATTTCTTTCGATAATCCTGTTCAAACAATTCCAATAAATATTATTGCAGGATCTGGTGTAGGTATAAAAGAAGATACATCAGAGATATGTATTTCTAATTTTGCCAAAGAAGTTTTATATGTAAATTTATTAGATATCCTTCCTGAAGGCTTTAATTTGAAATTAGAAATTATTTTCCCAAAGGGTGCATTTTTAGCTGAAAGAACGAGTAATAAGTCATTTGGTATTGTTGATGGATTATCTATTATTGGTACTTCTGCTGAGACTTATTCGAGTGCTTCACCTGATCAATTAGAAGAGGCTAAAACTAATCTAGTAAAGTTAATACAAAATGATTTTAGAGGAGAAGTTGTTTTTGTTATTGGTGAAAATGGGTTAAATTTAGCTAAAACTTATAATATTAATTTGCCAATTATCAAAATTGGAAATTGGATAGGACCATTATTAGTTTATGCTGCAATAAAAAAAGTTAAAACTGTAATTCTTTTTGGTTATCACGGAAAATTAATTAAGTTAGCAGGTGGTATTTTTCATACACATAATCATTTAGCTGATGCAAGAATTGAGATTCTTGTTTATTTAGCTGTTCAAGAGAAAGTACCACCTGGAATAATAGTTGAATTATCTCAATTAAATAATCTTGAGGATGCATTACTACTTCTTGAGAGATTTAATCAATCTTTAACTGATAAATTATTCAAGAGTTTATCAAATACTATTGAAAAGCGTTCTTTTACTTATGTAAATAGGTATGTAAAAACTGAAATGGAAATTGCCTCAATCATTTTTGATAGAAAAAGGAAAATAAGGTGGGCTGGAATTAACGGTAATAAGTATATTTCTTATTTTCAATGA
- the guaA gene encoding glutamine-hydrolyzing GMP synthase, producing MSQTSLKKERDPSILILDFGSQYSELIARRIRETNVFSLVVSNFISIEDINRINPKGIILSGGPNSVYEQNAPRCDEKIFNLGIPILGICYGMQLMVKELGGTVISATKKAEYGRAPLNIDQESDLLFDVEDKSIMWMSHGDSINCLPDGFNKIAHTENTLHAAISNDVKKLFGVQFHPEVVHSEFGMRVIKNFVYKISCCTADWTTETYIEETIPRIREQVGNKKVLLALSGGVDSSTLAFLLNKAIGNQLTCMFIDQGFMRKGEPEFLMNFFDKKFHIKVEYINARERFIAKLKGITDPEQKRKIIGEEFIRVFEEESNRLGPFQYLAQGTLYPDVIESAGTNIDPKTGERIAVKIKSHHNVGGLPKDLQFKLVEPLRKLFKDEVRKVGAALGLPDEIIKRHPFPGPGLAIRILGEVNNEKLDCLRDADWIVRDEIKKAGLYNDIWQAFAVLLPVKTVGVMGDKRTYSWPIVLRCVSSEDGMTADWSKIPFQILERIANRIVNEVISVNRVVYDITSKPPGTIEWE from the coding sequence ATGAGTCAAACATCTTTAAAAAAAGAACGAGATCCTTCAATATTAATTTTAGATTTTGGATCTCAATATTCTGAATTGATTGCAAGAAGAATTAGAGAAACTAATGTTTTCTCTCTTGTAGTGAGTAATTTTATTTCAATTGAGGATATTAATAGAATTAATCCTAAAGGGATCATATTGAGTGGAGGCCCAAATTCTGTATATGAACAAAATGCTCCCAGATGTGATGAAAAAATTTTTAATTTAGGAATTCCTATTCTTGGCATATGCTATGGAATGCAATTAATGGTCAAGGAACTTGGAGGAACTGTTATTTCAGCAACCAAAAAAGCTGAATATGGTAGAGCACCACTAAATATAGATCAAGAATCTGACCTTCTTTTTGATGTAGAAGATAAATCTATAATGTGGATGAGTCATGGCGATTCAATTAATTGTTTGCCTGATGGATTTAATAAGATTGCTCATACCGAGAACACACTCCATGCAGCAATTTCAAATGATGTAAAGAAATTATTTGGCGTACAATTTCATCCTGAAGTTGTTCATTCAGAATTTGGAATGAGGGTAATTAAAAATTTTGTTTATAAAATTTCTTGTTGTACGGCTGATTGGACAACCGAAACATATATAGAAGAAACTATTCCAAGAATAAGAGAGCAAGTTGGCAACAAAAAAGTATTGCTTGCTTTATCAGGGGGAGTTGATTCCTCAACTCTTGCCTTTCTTCTTAATAAAGCAATTGGAAATCAGCTTACTTGCATGTTTATAGATCAAGGTTTCATGAGAAAAGGTGAACCAGAATTTTTAATGAATTTTTTTGATAAGAAATTTCACATTAAAGTTGAATACATTAATGCAAGAGAAAGGTTTATTGCCAAATTAAAAGGAATTACTGATCCAGAACAAAAAAGAAAAATTATTGGTGAAGAATTTATTAGAGTATTTGAAGAGGAAAGTAATAGATTGGGACCTTTTCAGTATTTAGCTCAAGGTACTCTATATCCTGATGTTATTGAAAGTGCTGGTACTAATATTGATCCTAAGACAGGTGAGAGGATAGCTGTAAAAATAAAGAGTCATCATAATGTAGGTGGATTGCCAAAAGATTTACAATTTAAATTAGTTGAGCCATTAAGAAAACTTTTTAAGGATGAAGTTCGAAAAGTCGGCGCTGCTTTAGGTTTGCCAGATGAAATTATAAAAAGGCATCCATTCCCAGGACCTGGATTAGCTATAAGAATTTTGGGAGAGGTGAATAATGAAAAACTTGATTGTTTAAGAGATGCAGACTGGATAGTAAGAGACGAAATTAAAAAAGCAGGTCTTTACAACGATATTTGGCAAGCTTTTGCAGTATTGTTACCTGTAAAAACTGTAGGAGTTATGGGTGATAAAAGGACTTATTCATGGCCAATAGTTTTACGTTGTGTATCAAGTGAAGATGGCATGACAGCTGATTGGTCAAAAATTCCTTTTCAGATTTTGGAGAGGATTGCTAATAGAATAGTAAATGAAGTAATTTCAGTTAATAGAGTTGTTTATGATATTACAAGCAAACCTCCTGGAACTATTGAGTGGGAATAA
- a CDS encoding tetratricopeptide repeat-containing sulfotransferase family protein codes for MAGFGDDKKSQKKIKKNLKNNYFKEQIIQNAFKCHMEGNISEATKYYKSFINKGFEDKRVFSNFGLLLIGLGKLKEAELFTRKAIELNPNYAIAHSNLGGILKELGKLKEAELSTRKALELNPNIVNANMNLGGILIESGKLKEAELFTRKAIELDPKLADAYANLGLILRDLGKLKEAELSILKAIELNPNLAFAYFNISTLKYSNKNKKWQETLFSEKFLDNKSKKDQVNIYFARANILHNEKKYQESSRYLKLANEFKLDIKKSHSDYIINKSKSLLIETDKKSINQKKIKQYPQSIFIVGMPRSGSTLVESILSMNSEVFDLGEINILEESFLQQKNIDQKFNLTDIYWDKISKYTENFYITTNKWLYNYQYAGIISREIKNAKIIHCFRNPLDNILSIYRANFTKHYEFCSSLRDCTKIYLDQEQIMSNYKNRFRSKIYDLNYDSLVSNPNKEIKSLISWLDWQWEDSYLSPHLNRRSVLTASSVEVRSPINVKSIGGWKNYKDMLQPSIEILSQTERYRNLVL; via the coding sequence ATGGCAGGTTTTGGAGATGACAAAAAATCTCAAAAGAAAATAAAAAAAAATCTAAAAAACAATTACTTTAAAGAGCAAATAATTCAAAATGCTTTTAAGTGTCATATGGAAGGAAATATTTCAGAAGCAACAAAATATTATAAATCTTTTATAAATAAAGGATTCGAAGACAAAAGGGTATTTTCTAATTTTGGTTTGCTTTTAATAGGACTAGGAAAATTAAAGGAAGCAGAATTATTTACTCGTAAAGCAATAGAACTTAATCCTAACTACGCTATCGCTCACTCTAATCTGGGAGGGATATTAAAAGAGTTAGGAAAATTAAAGGAAGCAGAATTGTCTACTCGCAAAGCACTAGAACTGAATCCTAATATCGTTAACGCAAATATGAATCTGGGAGGGATATTAATAGAATCTGGAAAATTAAAGGAAGCAGAATTATTTACTCGTAAAGCAATAGAACTAGACCCTAAATTAGCAGATGCTTACGCGAATCTGGGTCTCATATTAAGAGATCTAGGAAAATTAAAGGAAGCAGAATTATCGATTCTCAAAGCAATAGAACTTAATCCTAATTTAGCGTTTGCGTATTTTAATATATCAACTCTTAAATACTCCAATAAAAATAAAAAATGGCAAGAAACACTTTTTTCGGAAAAATTTTTAGATAACAAAAGCAAAAAAGATCAAGTTAACATTTACTTTGCGAGAGCAAATATTCTTCATAATGAAAAAAAATACCAAGAAAGTTCTAGATACCTTAAATTGGCAAATGAATTTAAACTTGATATAAAAAAGTCTCACTCTGATTACATAATCAATAAATCTAAATCATTACTTATTGAAACAGATAAAAAAAGCATTAATCAGAAAAAAATCAAACAATATCCGCAAAGTATTTTTATTGTAGGAATGCCAAGAAGTGGTTCTACATTAGTTGAATCAATCCTTAGTATGAATAGCGAAGTTTTTGATTTAGGCGAAATTAATATACTAGAAGAATCATTCCTTCAACAAAAAAACATCGATCAAAAATTTAATCTTACTGATATTTATTGGGACAAAATTAGCAAATATACTGAAAATTTTTATATCACCACTAACAAATGGTTATACAACTATCAATATGCAGGAATCATATCAAGAGAAATAAAGAATGCGAAAATCATTCACTGCTTTAGAAATCCATTAGATAATATTCTTTCAATTTATCGGGCAAATTTTACCAAACATTATGAATTTTGTTCTTCCTTAAGAGATTGCACAAAAATTTATTTAGATCAGGAACAAATAATGAGTAATTATAAGAATAGATTTCGATCAAAAATATATGACTTAAATTATGATTCATTAGTTTCGAATCCTAATAAGGAAATTAAATCTTTAATCTCATGGTTAGATTGGCAATGGGAAGATTCATATCTATCGCCTCATTTAAATAGACGCTCAGTCTTGACAGCAAGTAGTGTTGAAGTTCGTTCCCCAATTAATGTTAAATCAATTGGTGGATGGAAGAATTACAAAGATATGCTGCAACCATCTATAGAAATACTTAGTCAAACTGAAAGATATCGAAATTTGGTTTTATAA
- a CDS encoding PD-(D/E)XK nuclease family protein, whose product MSEMIKLSRSTVEKYLSCPRCCVLDKKYQIKPPSLPFTLNIAVDSLCKNEFDYYRKIQEPHPLLIEHGIDAVPFNHKDLERWRSNFKGIRYKSIEHNYDFGGAVDDIWQKKNGDLIIVDVKATSRNNFDWTETFHKYEYAKAYKRQLEMYQWLFKKNGFQVAKEAYLLYFNGKKNENLFNNQLNFEVHLIKLDCSTSWVENKIIDTVNLLRSDNFPKPSLTCEYCNYLKKRWQLSVT is encoded by the coding sequence ATGAGCGAGATGATTAAATTAAGTCGATCTACTGTTGAGAAATATCTTAGTTGTCCAAGATGTTGTGTGCTTGACAAAAAATATCAAATAAAGCCACCATCATTACCATTTACTTTAAATATAGCTGTTGATAGTTTATGCAAAAATGAATTTGATTACTACAGAAAAATTCAGGAGCCGCATCCTTTATTGATTGAACATGGTATTGATGCTGTTCCTTTTAATCACAAAGACTTAGAACGTTGGAGAAGTAATTTTAAAGGGATAAGATATAAGTCAATTGAACATAATTATGATTTTGGTGGAGCTGTGGATGATATTTGGCAGAAAAAAAATGGTGATCTTATTATCGTTGATGTAAAAGCAACATCTAGAAATAATTTTGATTGGACTGAGACTTTTCATAAATACGAATATGCAAAAGCTTATAAGAGACAATTAGAGATGTATCAGTGGTTATTTAAAAAAAATGGTTTTCAAGTGGCTAAAGAAGCCTATCTTTTATATTTCAATGGAAAGAAAAATGAAAATTTATTTAATAACCAATTAAATTTTGAAGTACATCTAATTAAATTAGATTGTTCTACTTCATGGGTAGAAAATAAAATAATTGATACGGTCAATTTATTACGTTCGGATAATTTCCCGAAACCTTCTTTAACTTGCGAATACTGTAATTATTTAAAGAAGCGTTGGCAGTTATCCGTAACTTAA
- the mrdA gene encoding penicillin-binding protein 2 — MIKTSSNKKLISLKRQPLVLLIFSSISFLLILFRLIFLQLLNYESFKKMSDDNRIRLIASQPIRGRILDKNGYVLADSRVKYSLIIKPQSVNKSNWENHKLSISNLLDIDSNVIQEKYSDGLKNQKLSVTILDDLNVKQLIKFKENEGNLNSFEIATKLIRNYPYKSLAAHVIGYTQPITESEYKLLSKKGYKLNDLIGRTGIEYVYEDFIRGEWGGEMVEVNSLGKFKRSLGIKSSIKGNDVELTIDINLQLVAEEVLKDKKAGAIIVMDPRDGSIRAMASKPTFDLNFFSKDFKPEKEYNKIFNSPEKPLFNRALNAYDPGSVWKIVTALAGLESGKFPRNTMLDTKPCITYGSQCFREHNDLGFGVIGYEDALRVSSNTFFYQVGYGVGVDEIHKVSRKLGFNSLSGIEISEQENIGLVASSEWAKKGRGWSEPGRTPWIPEDIASMSIGQFVVQVTPMQIARAYAAIANGGYLVTPHLTKKDVESRFDKKRILIDVDPQNIQLIKSGLRKVVESGTGVSINYGVSNLPPVSGKTGTAEDGEGGLDHAWFVCFAPSEKSELLVVAFAQNTPGGGSVHALPMAKQILKVWNEKK; from the coding sequence TTGATAAAAACAAGTTCAAATAAAAAACTTATTTCTTTAAAAAGACAACCTTTAGTCTTACTTATTTTTTCTTCTATTTCGTTTTTATTGATTCTATTTAGATTAATTTTTTTACAACTTTTAAATTATGAATCTTTTAAGAAGATGTCAGATGATAATAGGATCAGACTTATTGCTTCACAGCCAATACGTGGAAGAATACTAGATAAGAATGGTTATGTTTTAGCAGATAGTAGAGTTAAATATTCTTTAATAATAAAGCCTCAATCTGTTAATAAAAGCAATTGGGAAAACCATAAATTAAGTATTTCTAACTTGTTAGATATTGACAGTAATGTAATTCAAGAAAAATATTCTGATGGTCTAAAAAATCAAAAACTCTCAGTAACTATTCTTGATGATTTAAATGTAAAACAATTAATAAAATTCAAGGAAAATGAAGGTAATTTAAATAGTTTTGAAATAGCAACCAAATTAATTAGAAATTACCCTTATAAGTCCCTTGCTGCCCATGTAATTGGATATACTCAGCCAATTACTGAATCAGAATATAAATTATTATCTAAAAAGGGTTATAAATTAAACGACTTAATAGGAAGAACAGGAATTGAATATGTTTACGAAGACTTTATAAGAGGTGAATGGGGTGGCGAAATGGTTGAAGTAAATTCATTAGGAAAATTTAAAAGATCGTTGGGTATAAAATCTTCAATAAAAGGTAATGATGTTGAATTGACAATCGATATAAATTTGCAATTAGTTGCTGAGGAAGTTCTTAAAGATAAAAAAGCAGGAGCGATAATAGTAATGGATCCCAGAGATGGTTCAATAAGGGCGATGGCAAGTAAGCCTACCTTTGATTTGAATTTTTTTTCAAAGGACTTTAAGCCTGAAAAAGAATACAATAAGATATTTAATTCTCCAGAAAAACCTCTTTTTAATAGAGCATTAAATGCTTATGATCCAGGAAGTGTATGGAAAATTGTAACTGCTTTAGCGGGCTTAGAAAGTGGTAAATTTCCTAGAAATACCATGTTAGATACGAAACCATGTATAACTTATGGAAGCCAATGTTTTAGAGAGCACAATGATTTAGGTTTTGGCGTGATAGGTTATGAAGATGCTTTAAGAGTTTCGAGTAATACATTTTTTTATCAAGTCGGATATGGAGTAGGAGTTGATGAAATTCATAAGGTCTCCCGAAAACTTGGCTTTAATTCTTTATCCGGAATTGAAATTTCTGAACAAGAAAATATAGGATTAGTAGCTAGTAGTGAATGGGCAAAAAAAGGTAGAGGATGGAGCGAACCTGGAAGAACTCCATGGATTCCAGAAGATATTGCGAGTATGTCTATTGGACAATTTGTCGTTCAAGTAACTCCGATGCAAATAGCTAGAGCATATGCTGCAATCGCAAATGGAGGTTATCTAGTTACTCCACATTTGACTAAAAAAGATGTAGAAAGTCGTTTTGATAAAAAACGTATTCTAATTGACGTTGATCCACAAAATATTCAATTGATAAAAAGTGGTCTCAGGAAAGTAGTAGAGTCTGGTACAGGGGTATCAATTAATTATGGAGTTTCAAATTTACCTCCGGTGTCAGGTAAAACAGGAACTGCTGAAGATGGTGAAGGTGGCTTAGATCATGCTTGGTTCGTTTGCTTTGCTCCTTCAGAAAAGAGTGAGTTGCTTGTAGTTGCCTTTGCACAAAATACTCCTGGTGGAGGCTCGGTGCATGCGCTTCCAATGGCTAAACAAATATTAAAAGTTTGGAATGAAAAAAAATGA
- a CDS encoding NAD(P)H-dependent oxidoreductase, with translation MTETKDLIIITASCGKNLELSEKFLEKSNELKISSEILDLTTLDIPLFNPRIHSKENIPHEIKDLKKRLFKIERWVICAPEYNGSIPPILSNFIAWLSISGDDFRNLFNGQPIAIATFSGGIGLELLTSLRIQLVHLGSQVLGRQLLSSYSKPIDTKTIEDIIQRLLQMKKLKT, from the coding sequence ATGACTGAAACAAAAGATCTAATAATCATTACAGCTAGTTGTGGTAAAAATCTAGAACTTTCTGAAAAATTTCTTGAAAAAAGTAATGAACTTAAAATAAGTTCTGAAATTTTAGATCTTACCACTCTTGATATTCCATTATTTAATCCAAGAATTCACAGCAAAGAAAATATTCCGCATGAAATAAAAGATTTAAAAAAAAGGCTTTTCAAGATTGAAAGATGGGTGATTTGTGCGCCTGAATATAATGGATCTATACCTCCTATTCTCTCCAACTTTATAGCATGGCTTTCTATTTCAGGAGATGACTTTAGGAATTTATTTAATGGTCAACCGATTGCAATTGCCACATTTTCTGGTGGCATAGGGTTAGAACTGCTGACCTCATTACGCATTCAATTAGTGCATTTAGGGAGTCAAGTATTAGGGAGGCAGCTTTTGTCCTCATATAGTAAACCTATAGATACAAAAACTATTGAAGATATTATTCAAAGACTTTTACAAATGAAAAAATTAAAAACATAA